The following proteins come from a genomic window of Microbacterium sulfonylureivorans:
- a CDS encoding ABC transporter ATP-binding protein, translated as MSEDTRRGTLEARGLVKDFRLRSGLAVSKLHAVKDVSFTLEQGRTIALVGESGSGKSTIARMIAKLEHPTSGTILLDGKPSATRGAALAAYRREVQMVFQDPFASLNPFHTIRHHIERPIRLHYPQLSAAEVRARALQLLDRVRLSPAATFADRRPHELSGGQRQRVAIARALAPGARFIVADEPVSMLDVSIRLGVLNLLADLQREEGLGVLYITHDLATARHFSDEILVMLRGDIVERGGADDVILNARHEYTRSLREAAADPDRLGVLRDEVRRDSLRAEQGSASR; from the coding sequence ATGAGTGAGGACACCCGGCGGGGCACACTCGAGGCCCGCGGACTCGTCAAGGACTTCCGCCTCCGATCGGGTCTGGCCGTCTCGAAGCTGCACGCAGTGAAGGATGTCTCGTTCACCCTCGAGCAGGGGCGCACGATCGCCCTCGTCGGCGAGAGCGGGTCGGGCAAGTCGACGATCGCCCGCATGATCGCCAAGCTCGAGCATCCGACATCCGGCACGATCCTCCTCGACGGAAAGCCGTCGGCCACCCGGGGTGCTGCGCTCGCCGCGTACCGGCGTGAGGTCCAGATGGTGTTCCAGGACCCGTTCGCCTCCCTGAACCCGTTCCACACGATCCGTCACCACATCGAGCGGCCCATCCGGCTCCACTACCCGCAGCTGTCGGCGGCCGAGGTGCGTGCGCGTGCGCTGCAGCTGCTCGATCGCGTGCGCCTGAGCCCCGCGGCGACTTTCGCCGACCGGCGTCCTCACGAGCTGTCGGGCGGACAGCGGCAGCGGGTGGCGATCGCGCGGGCTCTCGCGCCGGGCGCGCGGTTCATCGTGGCCGACGAGCCGGTGTCGATGCTCGACGTCTCGATCCGGCTCGGCGTGCTCAACCTCCTGGCCGACCTGCAGCGCGAAGAGGGGCTCGGCGTGCTGTACATCACGCACGATCTCGCGACGGCCAGACACTTCTCGGACGAGATCCTGGTGATGTTGCGCGGCGACATCGTCGAGCGCGGCGGCGCGGATGATGTGATCCTGAATGCGCGTCACGAGTACACGCGGTCGCTGCGGGAAGCCGCGGCCGACCCCGATCGGCTCGGCGTGCTGCGCGACGAGGTCCGTCGCGACAGCCTTCGCGCGGAACAGGGGAGCGCATCACGATGA